The Arcobacter lacus genome segment TTAGAGCTGGAGTAGGTTATGATAATGTTGATATTGATGGTTGTAGTAAAAGAGGAATAATTGCTATGAATGTTCCAACTGCAAACACAATAGCGGCAGTTGAATTAACAATGACGCATATGTTATCTTGTATGAGAAAATTTCCTTATGCTCATAATCAATTAAAAAATGATAGAGTTTGGAAAAGAGAAGACTGGTATGGAAATGAACTTTATGGTAAAAAATTAGGTGTTATTGGTTTTGGTAACATCGGTCATAGAGTTGCATTAAGAGCTAAATCATTTGAAATGGAAGTAATTACTTACGATCCATATATTCCTTCAACTAAAGCAACTGATTTAGGTATCAAATATACAACAAATTTTGAAGATATTTTAGCTTGTGATATTATTACAATTCATACACCAAAAAATAAAGAAACTATCGATATGATAAGTTTTGATGAAATCAAAAAAATGAAAGATGGTGTTGTTTTAATTAATTGTGCAAGAGGTGGATTATATAATGAAGAAGCATTATATGAAAACCTAAAATCAGGAAAAATTGCAATGGCTGGAATTGATGTATTTAAAAAAGAGCCTGCAACTTCAAATCCTTTATTAGATTTACCAAATATAACTGTAACAGCTCACTTAGGAGCAAATACAAAAGAATCTCAAAAAGAAATTGCTATTCAAGCAGCAAATAATGCTATTGAAAGTGCACGAGGAATTGCTTATCCAAATGCTTTAAATTTACCAATTGATGAGAGTAAAATACCACCTTTTGTTAAACCATATATTGAACTTACTCAAAAAATGGCATTTTTATTAGCTCAAATTAGTAAAAGTGAAATTAGATCAATAAATGTTTCAGCTGAAGGTGAATTAGCTGATTATTTAGACTCTTTACAAACTTTTGCAACTTTAGGCATTTTAGCAGTTAGTTGTGGAAGTGAAGTAAACTATGTAAATGCAAATTTTATAGCAAAAGAAAAAGGTATAGATTTATCAGTTTCTGCTTTAGCAAATCATAGTGGTTATAAAAATAAA includes the following:
- the serA gene encoding phosphoglycerate dehydrogenase — protein: MSKHTIVVCDHIHEAGLEILKNTDDVNYVYAADIDKTELLNVIKDAHVAITRSSTDVDEKFLNAAVNLKALIRAGVGYDNVDIDGCSKRGIIAMNVPTANTIAAVELTMTHMLSCMRKFPYAHNQLKNDRVWKREDWYGNELYGKKLGVIGFGNIGHRVALRAKSFEMEVITYDPYIPSTKATDLGIKYTTNFEDILACDIITIHTPKNKETIDMISFDEIKKMKDGVVLINCARGGLYNEEALYENLKSGKIAMAGIDVFKKEPATSNPLLDLPNITVTAHLGANTKESQKEIAIQAANNAIESARGIAYPNALNLPIDESKIPPFVKPYIELTQKMAFLLAQISKSEIRSINVSAEGELADYLDSLQTFATLGILAVSCGSEVNYVNANFIAKEKGIDLSVSALANHSGYKNKVTIKITTVNGIKTISGTVFADDVQRVIELDGFAIDVDPKGKMIIMKNKDIPGVIGTVGKLLGDNKINIADFRLSRGKDGIALAIALIDEKVTSEIIKNLDNLEATVAVAYAEI